One Clostridium sp. CM027 genomic window carries:
- the zwf gene encoding glucose-6-phosphate dehydrogenase, with protein MEKSMDEELSSIFIIFGGTGDLTKRKLIPAIFSLMYEEKLPENFTIVSIGRREKTNQQYREEMYESVKKFSRFSLNEELWDKFSKKIFYKNFDFTSDNEAYKDLDSFLEIMETKYLTGGKRLYYLAVAPEFFEGIIRNLKNNAMVCKDTGWQRIMIEKPFGSSLKTARILNDNISKLIPEEDIFRIDHYLGKEMIQNILAIRFGNSLFEPLWNANYIDNIQITSYELLGVENRGGYYENAGILKDMLQNHLLQILTMIAMEPPVDFQPESIRDEKVKVLRSLRPFTAETCTENIVRGQYGSGFVNGIKEVAYRDEDRVSKVSNTDTFIALKTYIDNFRWGGVPIYIRAGKRMDTKSTEIVIQFKKLPGINYYKEFNQISHNLLVLKIQPEEGFFFQINAKKPGSEFKMEKVELDYCQSCKYLNDSPEAYERLLLEAIRNNSSLFTRWDELEYSWKFIESIEKGFENNIPNYPNYSAGTSGPEEAMHLVERDGGQWWNTAQN; from the coding sequence ATGGAGAAAAGTATGGATGAAGAACTTTCTAGTATATTTATAATTTTTGGTGGAACTGGTGATTTGACAAAAAGAAAACTTATTCCAGCTATTTTTAGTTTGATGTACGAGGAGAAATTACCTGAAAATTTTACAATTGTGTCTATAGGAAGACGGGAAAAAACAAATCAGCAATATAGAGAAGAAATGTATGAATCAGTGAAAAAATTCTCTAGGTTTTCTTTAAATGAAGAACTATGGGATAAATTTAGTAAGAAAATTTTTTATAAGAATTTTGATTTTACTTCAGATAATGAAGCGTACAAGGATTTAGATTCATTTTTGGAAATAATGGAGACTAAATATTTAACTGGAGGTAAAAGATTATATTATTTAGCAGTTGCACCAGAGTTTTTTGAAGGGATAATTAGAAATTTAAAGAATAATGCTATGGTTTGCAAAGACACTGGCTGGCAGAGGATAATGATCGAAAAGCCTTTTGGATCAAGTTTGAAAACGGCTAGGATTTTAAATGATAATATATCAAAGCTTATACCTGAAGAGGATATATTTAGAATAGATCACTATCTGGGAAAAGAAATGATCCAAAACATATTAGCAATAAGATTTGGTAACTCATTATTTGAACCACTATGGAATGCAAATTATATTGATAATATTCAAATTACGTCCTATGAACTTTTAGGCGTAGAGAACAGAGGCGGATATTATGAAAATGCTGGTATTTTAAAAGATATGCTTCAAAATCATTTGTTACAAATATTGACTATGATTGCGATGGAACCTCCAGTAGACTTTCAACCAGAATCTATAAGAGATGAAAAGGTCAAGGTATTACGATCACTCAGACCTTTTACCGCTGAGACTTGCACGGAAAATATTGTTCGGGGTCAATATGGCTCTGGCTTTGTCAATGGTATAAAAGAGGTGGCGTATAGAGACGAAGATAGGGTATCAAAAGTGTCAAACACAGATACTTTTATAGCCCTTAAGACTTATATTGACAATTTCCGGTGGGGAGGAGTACCCATATATATAAGAGCAGGAAAAAGAATGGATACTAAAAGCACAGAGATAGTTATTCAGTTTAAAAAACTTCCTGGAATTAATTATTATAAGGAGTTTAATCAGATTAGTCATAATCTTTTAGTCTTAAAAATTCAGCCAGAAGAGGGCTTTTTCTTTCAGATAAATGCTAAAAAGCCAGGTAGTGAATTTAAAATGGAAAAAGTTGAATTAGATTATTGTCAAAGCTGTAAGTATTTAAATGATTCACCCGAGGCTTATGAGAGGCTATTGCTTGAAGCAATTAGAAATAACTCATCTTTGTTTACTAGATGGGATGAACTTGAATACTCGTGGAAATTTATTGAAAGCATTGAAAAAGGATTTGAAAATAATATACCTAATTATCCTAATTACTCAGCAGGGACCTCAGGCCCAGAGGAAGCAATGCATTTAGTTGAGCGGGATGGCGGACAGTGGTGGAATACAGCACAAAATTAA
- a CDS encoding aromatic acid exporter family protein: protein MIKYLQSKTVKITLSATIAIIISNYMGLEFGVTSGIIAILSIQDTKKESILVAGRRIIASTVAILLSFMLYILLGNNPIVFGLFLLIFIPITNILKTSEGMVIGAVLSTHLLISTDINIFWIINEAKLTIIGIGVAMVFNLYTASLEEDFEKNKEKIEEQYRLILSDMALSLISQAVPIYEQEVISSVEKLIKNTKLMVQIINNNHLFKSNDYYVSYIDMRKIQLEAIKRMKRHFSRFYITYDQTIILSEFTNDVATNIHEDNDCIELINKLTLLRKDYEIMALPKNRNEFENRALLFLFLNDLEDFLIIKKEFKECFEN, encoded by the coding sequence ATGATAAAATATTTACAATCAAAAACAGTTAAGATAACTTTGTCTGCAACAATAGCAATTATTATATCAAATTATATGGGATTAGAATTTGGAGTAACTTCGGGTATAATTGCAATATTAAGTATTCAAGATACGAAGAAAGAATCTATATTAGTTGCAGGTAGGAGAATAATCGCATCCACCGTAGCTATACTTTTATCTTTTATGCTATATATTTTACTTGGTAATAATCCTATTGTATTTGGACTATTTTTACTTATATTTATACCAATAACTAATATTTTGAAAACAAGTGAGGGTATGGTTATTGGCGCAGTATTATCAACACATCTTTTAATAAGTACAGATATTAATATTTTCTGGATTATAAATGAAGCAAAGTTAACTATAATAGGTATTGGGGTTGCAATGGTTTTTAATTTATATACAGCATCATTAGAAGAGGATTTTGAGAAGAACAAAGAGAAGATAGAAGAACAATATAGATTAATATTATCAGATATGGCATTAAGTTTGATTTCACAAGCTGTACCAATTTATGAGCAAGAAGTAATTTCAAGTGTTGAAAAGCTAATTAAAAATACTAAATTGATGGTACAAATAATAAATAATAATCATTTGTTTAAGAGTAATGATTATTATGTAAGTTATATAGATATGAGAAAAATACAATTAGAGGCTATAAAAAGAATGAAAAGACATTTTTCAAGATTTTATATAACCTATGATCAAACTATAATATTGTCAGAATTTACTAATGATGTTGCAACTAATATTCATGAAGATAATGATTGTATCGAACTTATTAATAAGCTCACTTTACTTAGGAAAGATTATGAAATTATGGCATTGCCAAAGAATAGAAATGAATTTGAAAATAGGGCATTATTATTTCTATTTTTAAATGATTTAGAGGACTTTTTAATTATCAAGAAGGAATTTAAAGAATGTTTTGAAAATTAA